The Actinomycetota bacterium genome has a window encoding:
- a CDS encoding NapC/NirT family cytochrome c — MTRISFDGWKDPARRSRYVIWTGVSVLVLAAVVVVALGVTSTYWFCANGCHKVQDDTITAYNRSSHSEISCMSCHMPANSGPVTFLLHKATALGELYLTVTGGYELPLNGESAVALEMPSAQCTQCHKEDRVATPSAGIIIDHAVHAENEVTCTICHNRVAHREDFDLELTDPKTGEPSRKHDDFMEMTACFRCHSLEKDARAPGACLACHSADFELKPANHFEPGFYQLGGESEGHTKLANAALAATGEPTATAEPTAAPVAHEEGELPTVSSIFYCETCHAKEFCTNCHGLPMPHPTDFKEGHGGLGKSKPKVCANCHATGGESTQGLEFCNSCHHPEKDPLRSWISQHFVVVREKGAQSCFDCHNPTYCAECHVRSIQ, encoded by the coding sequence GTGACCCGCATCTCGTTCGATGGTTGGAAGGATCCGGCCAGACGTTCCCGCTACGTCATCTGGACAGGCGTCAGCGTGCTCGTGCTCGCGGCGGTTGTTGTTGTCGCGCTCGGGGTGACCTCGACCTACTGGTTCTGCGCCAACGGTTGCCACAAGGTGCAGGACGACACGATCACCGCATACAATCGCTCGTCCCACTCGGAGATATCGTGCATGTCCTGCCACATGCCCGCGAATTCGGGGCCGGTGACGTTCCTGCTCCACAAGGCCACGGCGCTCGGTGAGCTGTATCTCACGGTGACTGGCGGCTACGAGCTCCCGCTCAACGGGGAGTCGGCCGTGGCGCTCGAGATGCCCTCGGCGCAGTGTACGCAGTGCCACAAGGAAGATCGCGTCGCTACGCCCTCGGCCGGGATCATCATCGACCACGCCGTTCACGCCGAGAACGAGGTCACGTGCACCATCTGCCACAACCGCGTCGCGCATCGCGAGGACTTCGATCTCGAACTCACTGACCCCAAGACGGGCGAGCCCAGCCGCAAGCACGACGACTTCATGGAGATGACAGCCTGCTTCCGCTGCCACAGCCTCGAGAAGGACGCCCGGGCGCCGGGTGCGTGCTTGGCGTGTCACTCGGCCGACTTCGAACTCAAGCCGGCGAACCACTTCGAGCCTGGCTTCTACCAGCTTGGCGGCGAATCCGAAGGTCACACGAAGCTTGCGAACGCGGCCCTTGCCGCAACCGGCGAACCCACGGCCACGGCCGAACCAACGGCGGCACCCGTTGCGCACGAGGAAGGTGAGCTGCCCACTGTCTCGAGCATCTTCTACTGCGAGACCTGCCACGCCAAGGAGTTCTGTACGAATTGCCATGGGCTCCCCATGCCACACCCGACGGACTTCAAAGAGGGCCACGGCGGATTGGGCAAGAGCAAGCCCAAAGTCTGTGCGAACTGTCATGCGACCGGCGGAGAGAGCACGCAGGGTCTCGAGTTCTGCAATTCCTGCCACCACCCCGAGAAAGACCCGCTCAGGTCGTGGATCAGCCAGCACTTCGTAGTCGTGCGAGAGAAGGGCGCCCAGTCTTGCTTCGATTGCCACAATCCGACATACTGCGCCGAATGCCACGTCAGGTCCATCCAGTAG
- a CDS encoding tetratricopeptide repeat protein encodes MSTDPRERQVRRLFFAASVLIIIVLVTVAAGAWYLLAARAPRTQLESDLVAARAAVQSKPQDPIAHEDMSFVYVRMGRQSSAIDEMKTAVKLAPDNPRIRTNLALLYGRYEMHEEAIAAAKDAIKLYDRAAPAYFVLGKSYEALGNLTEARKALERAVELESADADSRFALGQVLLDLGKTKEAAEQFKIVKSQVAEYPGIDEALAKAGVEAADTAK; translated from the coding sequence ATGTCTACTGACCCGCGCGAACGCCAGGTGCGGCGCCTGTTCTTTGCTGCGAGCGTCCTGATCATCATCGTGCTCGTGACCGTTGCGGCCGGCGCCTGGTACCTGCTTGCCGCGCGGGCTCCACGGACCCAACTCGAATCCGACCTCGTAGCGGCGCGCGCGGCGGTGCAGTCCAAGCCGCAGGACCCCATCGCGCACGAGGACATGTCGTTCGTCTACGTCCGCATGGGACGGCAGAGCTCGGCCATCGATGAAATGAAGACGGCCGTGAAACTCGCACCCGACAACCCTCGCATAAGGACGAATCTCGCCTTGCTGTACGGTCGCTACGAAATGCACGAGGAGGCGATTGCTGCCGCCAAGGACGCGATCAAGCTCTACGATCGGGCAGCGCCGGCCTACTTCGTCCTGGGGAAGAGCTACGAAGCCCTCGGAAACCTCACCGAGGCGCGCAAGGCACTCGAGCGGGCAGTCGAACTTGAGTCCGCCGACGCAGATTCCCGTTTCGCTCTCGGCCAGGTGCTTCTCGACCTGGGCAAGACCAAGGAAGCCGCCGAGCAGTTCAAGATCGTCAAATCGCAGGTGGCGGAGTAT
- a CDS encoding cytochrome c3 family protein: MTDPEVVIDDIEAIIGDDAQGGRKRRSKRTLLLLLLLLLCGITSILDVWVAREPNRARFVTRNLECLQCHTELIPDFSKSAVHNPFMLKQCTVCHTPHGKEVERTTLAGASRTWKRARTLIEWLPLKWIISAYDSVAGVTDTDSGGEVIGKQTEQLKDSESHLVAPETELCWICHGDLGPKLSMSYQHAPFSGGFCTDCHDPHASDFRALLNQDERDLCVTCHPIGPELARKQVHPPVEGRFCTNCHDPHASDWRGILVARQRELCFRCHPTVALLSLKAVQHNPFLYDNCTGCHEPHGSDYIPLLIANQPGLCYMCHPGIRNDFLKKSHHPVDTLKLNCADCHNPHAADYKALLIAEDNKLCYVCHAVAIKATYEKSAHVDTLCIECHTPHGSEFAPILQEPHPELCFNCHPWARNKNNHPYRPDLYYDTYARKRMTCVSTCHDPHGTLYPKMIQLPYGVKGYGHDNLCLACHKGVGKTF; encoded by the coding sequence TTGACCGATCCGGAGGTCGTCATCGACGACATCGAAGCAATCATCGGCGATGATGCGCAAGGCGGCCGCAAGCGGCGCTCCAAGCGAACGCTGCTTCTGTTGCTCCTGCTTCTGCTCTGCGGGATAACGTCGATTCTCGACGTCTGGGTCGCGCGCGAACCCAACCGGGCGCGCTTCGTTACCCGCAACCTCGAATGCCTCCAGTGCCATACGGAGCTCATCCCTGACTTCTCCAAGTCCGCGGTGCACAACCCGTTCATGCTCAAGCAGTGCACGGTTTGTCACACTCCGCACGGCAAGGAGGTCGAGCGTACGACGCTCGCGGGGGCGTCCCGCACGTGGAAGCGCGCCCGCACGCTCATCGAATGGTTGCCGCTGAAATGGATCATCAGCGCATACGACAGTGTCGCCGGAGTGACGGACACGGATTCGGGCGGCGAGGTCATCGGGAAGCAGACCGAGCAGCTCAAGGACTCCGAGTCCCATCTCGTCGCACCCGAGACCGAGCTGTGCTGGATCTGCCATGGTGATCTGGGTCCGAAGCTCTCGATGTCCTACCAGCACGCGCCGTTCTCGGGCGGCTTCTGCACGGACTGCCACGACCCGCATGCCTCGGACTTCCGGGCTTTGCTCAATCAAGATGAGCGCGACTTGTGCGTCACCTGTCACCCGATAGGCCCCGAGCTCGCTCGCAAGCAGGTGCACCCACCTGTCGAAGGCAGGTTCTGCACGAACTGCCACGATCCCCACGCTTCGGACTGGCGCGGGATTCTCGTGGCGCGGCAGAGAGAGCTGTGCTTCCGCTGCCACCCGACGGTCGCGCTGCTCAGCCTCAAGGCCGTGCAGCACAACCCGTTCCTCTACGACAACTGCACGGGATGCCACGAGCCGCATGGCTCGGACTACATTCCGTTGCTCATCGCGAACCAACCCGGTCTCTGCTACATGTGCCATCCGGGGATACGGAACGACTTCCTCAAGAAGAGCCATCATCCGGTCGACACACTCAAGCTCAACTGCGCCGACTGCCACAACCCGCACGCGGCTGACTACAAGGCGCTGCTCATCGCCGAGGACAACAAGCTGTGCTACGTCTGTCACGCCGTGGCGATCAAGGCGACCTATGAGAAATCCGCGCACGTGGATACACTGTGTATCGAGTGCCATACGCCCCACGGCTCGGAGTTCGCTCCCATACTCCAGGAGCCGCATCCGGAACTCTGTTTCAACTGTCATCCGTGGGCTCGCAACAAGAACAACCACCCGTACCGCCCCGACCTCTACTACGACACCTACGCACGCAAGCGAATGACATGCGTGTCAACGTGCCATGATCCGCACGGAACGCTGTATCCAAAGATGATCCAGCTCCCGTACGGCGTGAAAGGGTATGGCCACGACAATCTGTGTCTCGCATGTCACAAGGGAGTCGGGAAGACATTCTGA